The following coding sequences are from one Phycisphaerales bacterium window:
- a CDS encoding YdjY domain-containing protein, which produces MQMETGISLRLIVLILIILAIGSGCRASPKGERQQHQSQEQIVPVGQYISVDLGRRHVLLQGVTCLESGWLEQVVCGVGSREHESLVVTSALGSELHAALLLSGFRPGSPGYWRHGPSDPNLIAVAPTGDLIEISLLWQDEQGQQQQQVSSWIKQEQGQPSDHKWVFAGSKMAPPPGQDSGAEFYYADSSGSLVGLVTFGDEVVAHRAVVSDQVEVMAPMWSVNEKAIPPVGTPVTVQFKPAVSNP; this is translated from the coding sequence ATGCAAATGGAAACAGGCATCAGTCTGAGGCTGATTGTTTTGATATTGATCATACTGGCCATCGGTAGTGGTTGTCGGGCCTCCCCAAAAGGTGAGCGCCAGCAGCACCAAAGTCAAGAGCAGATCGTTCCGGTTGGCCAATACATCTCGGTTGACCTTGGTCGGAGACATGTGTTGTTGCAGGGCGTCACATGCTTGGAATCTGGCTGGCTGGAACAGGTCGTATGTGGTGTTGGTTCGCGAGAGCATGAATCCTTGGTGGTCACATCTGCTTTAGGCAGTGAGTTGCATGCAGCGCTGTTGCTTTCTGGTTTTCGCCCTGGATCGCCTGGGTATTGGCGTCATGGCCCAAGCGATCCAAATCTGATTGCGGTGGCGCCCACAGGAGATCTGATTGAGATCAGTCTCCTTTGGCAGGACGAACAAGGGCAGCAGCAGCAGCAGGTCAGTTCATGGATTAAGCAAGAGCAGGGCCAGCCCTCTGATCACAAGTGGGTATTTGCAGGTTCAAAGATGGCGCCACCCCCAGGGCAGGATTCTGGCGCAGAATTCTATTACGCGGATAGCTCGGGGTCACTTGTTGGCCTCGTTACCTTCGGTGATGAGGTAGTTGCCCATCGTGCAGTGGTTTCAGATCAGGTAGAGGTGATGGCGCCAATGTGGTCAGTTAACGAAAA